Proteins from a single region of Apostichopus japonicus isolate 1M-3 chromosome 21, ASM3797524v1, whole genome shotgun sequence:
- the LOC139963271 gene encoding uncharacterized protein — protein sequence MEKELYKHVHDLTSVSNADFAEHLLQDHTKRFQMHLFRKDAESQTEAFSAAVTTERSVDTQKGEDTPDPVTSTPLKKPSANVLSNVTSRIRYGAAWERNLRLYEYTLPHLHDPEQKRSYIWQGQALFPDFCFQVVRHSQTLD from the exons atggagaaagaactctacaaacatgtccacgatttgacttctgttagcaacgcagatttcgcagaacatttgcttcaggatcacacaaaaag gtttcaaatgcatcttttccggaaagatgctgaaagtcaaacagaggcattctcagcagctgtcaccacagaaagatcagttgacactcagaaaggagaag atactcctgatccagttacttcaacacctctcaagaagccatctgccaatgttctgtccaatgttaccagtaggattagatatggagcagcatgggagagaaacctcagactatacgaatacacattgccacatttacatgatcctgaacaaaagagatcatacatatggcaggggcaagcactttttCCAGACTTTTGTTTTcaggttgtgcgacattcacaaacgttggattag